The following coding sequences are from one uncultured Desulfobacter sp. window:
- a CDS encoding AraC family transcriptional regulator — MPPQLGNLSNGTFFHEGQITPAIRTIIFNIFNCPYQGWAQKFFLESKVLELIAHKIGQIETVDNRKSDTRPLPVPDLDRIREAARLLAGNLENSPDLNQLARAVGMCRSKLHRCFRMVYGVTPFEYLRNRRLETAMDFLMDGRMNVTQAAYAVGYSSPSYFTKAFKKYFGHLPSGNSGLDHKIGRLL, encoded by the coding sequence TTGCCACCACAGCTTGGGAATTTGTCAAACGGGACATTCTTTCATGAAGGCCAAATCACACCGGCCATACGCACCATTATTTTTAACATATTTAATTGTCCGTACCAGGGATGGGCCCAAAAGTTTTTTTTGGAAAGCAAAGTTCTGGAACTGATTGCGCATAAAATCGGACAAATTGAGACGGTTGACAACCGAAAATCTGACACCAGGCCTTTACCGGTTCCGGATTTGGATCGTATACGTGAAGCGGCACGTTTGCTGGCCGGCAATCTGGAAAACAGCCCTGATCTTAATCAATTGGCCCGAGCGGTTGGGATGTGCCGCAGCAAGCTGCACCGTTGTTTCCGGATGGTTTATGGTGTTACCCCTTTTGAATACCTGCGCAACCGCCGCCTTGAAACCGCCATGGATTTTTTGATGGACGGCCGGATGAATGTTACCCAAGCTGCTTATGCGGTGGGCTATTCCAGTCCCAGCTACTTTACGAAGGCATTTAAAAAATATTTCGGCCATCTGCCCAGTGGAAATTCAGGGCTTGATCATAAGATCGGCCGCCTTCTGTAG